One stretch of Lacrimispora sphenoides DNA includes these proteins:
- a CDS encoding cold-shock protein: MFGRVTKYFEDKGYGFIRGENNQTYFIHNSKLNGEQVERGYLVYFDVYSDDRADNKAMNISVIEATERNGRNNRYGKKGK; the protein is encoded by the coding sequence ATGTTTGGAAGAGTAACAAAGTATTTTGAAGACAAGGGGTATGGTTTCATTCGTGGTGAGAATAATCAGACGTATTTTATTCATAACTCAAAGTTAAACGGTGAGCAAGTTGAACGTGGTTATTTGGTATATTTCGATGTGTATTCCGACGATAGAGCAGATAACAAAGCTATGAATATTTCAGTGATTGAAGCCACAGAGAGGAACGGGAGAAATAACAGATATGGCAAAAAGGGTAAGTAA
- a CDS encoding GNAT family N-acetyltransferase — translation MEHLGTEYIETSRLILRRFTIEDAEAMYNNWASSEEVTKYLSWPAHNKVSISQTILEEWTAYYYKKDYYQWAIVLKENGFDPIGCIGVNHHDDAVKLAHIGYCIGQQWWQKGITSEALQCVMDFLFDKVGIQRVESRHDPKNSNSGAVMRKCGMKYEGTLRKADWNNQGICDACYYSLLASER, via the coding sequence ATGGAGCACTTAGGCACAGAATATATAGAAACTTCAAGATTAATATTGCGTAGATTTACAATAGAAGATGCTGAAGCTATGTACAATAACTGGGCATCTAGTGAAGAGGTGACCAAGTATTTATCGTGGCCAGCTCATAACAAAGTATCTATAAGTCAAACAATTCTGGAGGAATGGACGGCATACTATTATAAAAAAGATTACTATCAATGGGCAATTGTTCTTAAAGAAAATGGATTTGATCCAATTGGGTGTATTGGCGTTAATCATCATGATGATGCTGTAAAACTGGCTCATATAGGATACTGTATTGGACAACAATGGTGGCAAAAAGGAATTACATCTGAAGCATTGCAATGTGTAATGGATTTTCTGTTTGACAAGGTTGGAATACAACGTGTTGAATCAAGACATGATCCTAAAAATTCAAATTCGGGTGCTGTTATGAGAAAGTGTGGTATGAAGTATGAGGGGACGTTAAGAAAGGCTGATTGGAATAATCAAGGTATTTGTGATGCTTGTTACTATTCTTTATTGGCAAGTGAAAGATAG
- a CDS encoding tyrosine-type recombinase/integrase yields the protein MHALRHTFAFRLLKAGTEISVVSKLLGHAAINTTYSTYIHFLNDQMTDVMSGITKV from the coding sequence ATTCATGCACTCAGGCATACATTTGCTTTTAGGCTGTTAAAAGCCGGAACAGAGATAAGTGTTGTCAGTAAACTCTTAGGACACGCCGCTATCAATACTACATACAGCACATATATCCACTTTTTGAATGATCAGATGACAGATGTAATGTCTGGTATCACTAAGGTTTAG
- a CDS encoding tyrosine-type recombinase/integrase has product MKNDLSATKAYSTVKKHYEFVKGVFQYAYSFQKIAFYPCHAVQLPIERNMKVKTKKTEILPEVITDKMYEFNNTLRESNNQFFKHMPVLLLILNTGMRIGEALTLEWQDIDFDKRTLRVNETLTKAKERDKSGSVVGKQKKTFSDITKTE; this is encoded by the coding sequence ATGAAAAATGATTTATCAGCTACAAAGGCGTATTCTACTGTTAAGAAGCATTATGAATTTGTAAAAGGAGTATTCCAGTATGCTTATAGCTTTCAGAAGATAGCCTTTTATCCTTGCCATGCTGTACAATTGCCAATTGAACGAAACATGAAAGTAAAAACAAAAAAGACAGAAATTCTTCCAGAAGTTATTACTGACAAAATGTATGAGTTTAATAATACATTACGGGAGAGTAATAATCAGTTCTTTAAGCATATGCCTGTCCTGCTGCTGATTTTAAACACTGGAATGAGAATTGGTGAAGCTTTGACTTTGGAATGGCAAGATATTGATTTTGATAAGAGGACTTTAAGGGTAAATGAAACCTTGACTAAAGCGAAAGAACGAGACAAAAGCGGTTCTGTTGTGGGAAAGCAAAAGAAGACCTTCAGTGATATTACGAAAACGGAATAG
- a CDS encoding esterase/lipase family protein has protein sequence MKKNLKKATIMLLVFSMTLTNFSMIVRAVEPMAHETEGKDAEETIRIPTLEDIDYLIDSAEEVKSEEDINKMPPLKFPVEFPEVSTRSIIGGNSYPIVLVHGFMGFGREELLGYKYWGGVVDLQEKLNASGHETYTATVGPVSSNWDRACELYAYIVGGTVDYGEAHAKEFKHNRYGRTFSGLYKNISNENKIHLIGHSMGGQTIRTLTQLLSEGNEEEINCGQENVSPLFGGGKHWIHSVSTISTPNDGTTLSDLMPSKDLISYTFGVLGTITGKNNLFSSTYDLKLDQWGLKKQAGESQRDYIKKVLESNIWNSTKDIATYDLSTEGAQELNAWVKAQPDVYYFSWTTQATTESILTGHSIAQIGPMNPVFYPTANLMGKYTRKQKDLPIIDKKWFPNDGVVNCISQDGPKLGSNDVIEQYNGGIKIGQWNAMPRIINTDHMDIVGTFGNVKDWYMDYASFLSNLSR, from the coding sequence ATGAAAAAGAATTTAAAAAAAGCAACTATTATGTTATTAGTATTTTCTATGACACTAACAAATTTTTCAATGATTGTGAGAGCAGTTGAACCAATGGCACATGAAACAGAAGGAAAAGATGCAGAGGAGACAATAAGAATACCTACATTAGAAGATATAGACTATTTAATAGATTCAGCAGAAGAAGTTAAAAGTGAAGAAGATATAAATAAAATGCCTCCATTAAAGTTTCCGGTAGAATTTCCAGAAGTTAGCACCAGGAGTATTATAGGGGGTAATAGTTATCCAATTGTTTTGGTTCATGGCTTTATGGGCTTTGGAAGGGAAGAATTATTAGGATATAAATATTGGGGTGGAGTAGTTGATCTCCAAGAAAAGTTAAATGCCTCAGGGCACGAGACCTATACCGCAACAGTAGGTCCTGTATCCAGTAACTGGGATAGAGCTTGTGAACTTTACGCTTATATAGTAGGTGGAACAGTAGATTATGGAGAAGCTCATGCAAAAGAATTTAAACATAATAGATATGGAAGGACATTTTCAGGCTTATATAAAAATATAAGCAATGAAAATAAAATACATTTAATAGGTCATAGTATGGGCGGACAAACCATACGCACACTTACACAGTTGTTAAGTGAAGGAAACGAAGAGGAAATAAATTGCGGACAAGAAAATGTTTCACCATTGTTTGGAGGTGGAAAGCATTGGATCCATAGTGTTAGTACCATATCGACACCGAATGATGGTACAACTTTATCAGATCTAATGCCTTCAAAAGATTTAATAAGTTATACATTTGGTGTATTAGGAACAATAACTGGTAAAAACAACTTATTTAGCTCAACATATGATTTGAAATTAGATCAATGGGGATTAAAAAAGCAGGCAGGAGAATCTCAACGTGATTATATAAAAAAGGTTTTAGAAAGCAATATCTGGAATAGTACAAAGGATATAGCAACTTATGACTTATCCACAGAAGGTGCACAAGAGCTTAATGCATGGGTAAAAGCCCAGCCAGATGTATATTATTTTTCCTGGACAACGCAGGCAACTACAGAATCGATACTTACAGGTCATTCTATAGCACAAATTGGCCCAATGAATCCTGTATTTTATCCAACAGCAAACTTAATGGGAAAATATACACGTAAACAAAAAGATCTTCCTATCATAGATAAAAAATGGTTCCCAAATGATGGGGTTGTAAATTGTATTAGCCAAGATGGACCTAAGTTAGGTTCTAATGATGTTATTGAACAATACAATGGTGGAATAAAAATAGGACAATGGAATGCAATGCCTAGAATCATAAATACAGATCATATGGACATAGTAGGCACATTTGGCAACGTTAAAGACTGGTATATGGATTATGCAAGCTTTTTAAGTAATTTGTCAAGATAA
- a CDS encoding IS256 family transposase, which yields MSDNIIQLNQELIHNELKDLVRNSVEETLNALLDHEADELVNAEKYERSGDRKGYRSGHYNRNFQTTSGEVNLKMPKLKGVQFETAIIERYRRRECSVEEALIEMYLAGVSVRRVEDITEALWGTKVSPGTISNLNKKAYEHIETWRSRKLTSSYPYVYVDGVYLKRSWGGEIQNVSILVAIGVNEDGCREIIGAAEGMKEDRESWKTFFIWLKERGLSGVRLIVGDKCLGMLESIPEVFPEAMYQRCTVHFYRNIFSVTPRNKMKEVSMMLKAIHSQECKSSAREKAAQVAEKLREMKLTSAAKKVEDGIEKTLSYMDFPFQHWTRIRTNNTIERLNREIKRRTRAIGAFPDGQSALMLVCARLRHVAGTQWGIKRYMNMNHLREMDIQKKSDIIAG from the coding sequence ATGTCTGATAACATTATACAATTAAATCAGGAACTTATCCATAATGAATTGAAAGATTTAGTACGCAACAGCGTTGAGGAAACCCTCAATGCTTTGCTCGATCATGAAGCAGATGAACTCGTCAATGCTGAAAAATATGAGCGCTCGGGTGATCGCAAAGGGTATCGTTCCGGCCATTACAACCGAAACTTTCAAACCACATCTGGCGAGGTCAACCTAAAGATGCCCAAGCTAAAGGGGGTTCAGTTTGAAACCGCCATCATCGAACGCTATCGTCGCAGAGAATGCTCTGTAGAAGAAGCACTCATTGAAATGTATCTTGCGGGTGTTTCTGTTCGCCGCGTTGAGGACATCACCGAGGCATTATGGGGAACCAAAGTTTCTCCTGGAACAATAAGTAACCTAAATAAGAAAGCTTATGAGCACATTGAAACATGGCGAAGCCGCAAACTTACCAGTTCTTATCCATATGTCTATGTTGATGGCGTCTACCTAAAGCGAAGTTGGGGAGGTGAGATCCAGAACGTCTCAATCCTGGTCGCCATCGGCGTCAATGAAGATGGTTGTCGCGAAATCATAGGTGCTGCTGAAGGAATGAAAGAAGATCGAGAAAGCTGGAAGACATTCTTTATATGGCTAAAAGAACGTGGGCTTTCAGGAGTCCGCCTCATTGTCGGCGACAAGTGCCTTGGAATGCTGGAATCCATTCCAGAAGTATTTCCAGAAGCTATGTATCAACGGTGTACCGTTCACTTCTACCGTAATATTTTTTCCGTAACACCCCGGAACAAAATGAAGGAAGTATCTATGATGCTAAAAGCCATTCATTCCCAGGAATGTAAATCATCTGCTCGCGAAAAAGCTGCACAGGTAGCAGAAAAACTACGTGAAATGAAGCTAACATCAGCTGCCAAAAAAGTTGAAGATGGTATTGAAAAAACCCTGTCTTATATGGATTTCCCATTTCAGCACTGGACAAGAATCAGAACTAATAACACGATCGAACGTCTCAATCGTGAGATCAAACGAAGGACAAGAGCGATCGGGGCTTTTCCCGATGGTCAGAGTGCCTTAATGCTAGTATGTGCCAGGCTCCGTCACGTAGCGGGAACCCAGTGGGGAATCAAACGCTATATGAATATGAACCATCTCCGAGAAATGGATATCCAGAAAAAGTCTGATATCATAGCCGGTTAA
- a CDS encoding TetR/AcrR family transcriptional regulator, producing the protein MKFNDKQNEQRVLEKTAEFLSRRGIRGWNMDELAAESGLAKNTLYRIIGSKEKLIERVVLEYCNRGHSRMTDIIDHGNDYMETLEIVAAEFPKHMNSLYADFLLEVFLEYPNLEKVVRNHRDELTESITEFIRRGVTEGYLRKDIQPELAFELLQAIILFFVKSGLKGKELSEKIHQGFRCLIYGIVVS; encoded by the coding sequence ATGAAATTTAATGATAAGCAGAATGAACAGCGAGTTTTAGAAAAAACGGCTGAATTCTTATCCCGCCGGGGTATTCGCGGCTGGAATATGGATGAACTTGCGGCGGAATCAGGCTTAGCAAAAAATACGCTGTATAGAATCATCGGCTCCAAGGAAAAGTTGATTGAACGTGTGGTTCTGGAATATTGTAACCGGGGACATTCGCGGATGACCGACATTATTGACCATGGAAATGACTATATGGAAACGCTTGAAATCGTTGCAGCTGAATTTCCCAAGCATATGAACAGCTTATATGCTGATTTTTTACTAGAAGTTTTTCTGGAATACCCGAATCTGGAAAAGGTGGTCCGCAACCACCGTGACGAACTGACCGAAAGCATTACAGAGTTTATCCGGCGCGGTGTGACGGAGGGGTATTTGCGCAAGGATATTCAGCCAGAGCTGGCGTTTGAACTCCTCCAGGCGATTATTCTGTTCTTCGTGAAATCAGGATTAAAGGGGAAAGAGCTGTCGGAAAAAATCCATCAAGGGTTTCGATGCCTTATCTACGGAATTGTCGTATCTTAA
- a CDS encoding NAD-dependent epimerase/dehydratase family protein — protein MKKVILIGGSGYIGTHLMEQWLQKDSKVEFISISRSGKPEKLPERIVKNAKVKWMSADIFNVDSYIGQLPEKADAIVDLVGTATAKTQEEFEKLNVEPVKVMVELMERLSIPKGCYISGMMGMPGTGKLFIDSKRKGEAVAKASKKEIGIVRPSLVYGDRSGVGAMVFFVKLMGAFKKDLRPIKVEQLADQIIRICR, from the coding sequence ATGAAAAAGGTTATTTTAATCGGAGGAAGCGGCTACATCGGAACACATTTGATGGAACAATGGTTGCAAAAAGATTCCAAGGTCGAGTTTATTAGTATCTCCCGCAGCGGGAAGCCTGAAAAGCTGCCGGAGCGTATCGTAAAAAACGCAAAAGTAAAATGGATGTCAGCAGATATCTTCAATGTGGATTCATACATTGGTCAATTACCGGAGAAAGCCGACGCTATTGTGGATTTGGTGGGCACAGCCACCGCTAAGACACAAGAGGAATTTGAAAAGCTTAACGTTGAGCCCGTAAAAGTTATGGTTGAACTTATGGAAAGGCTGTCCATACCAAAGGGATGCTACATTTCCGGGATGATGGGAATGCCGGGAACCGGTAAGCTGTTCATCGATTCAAAGCGCAAAGGTGAAGCGGTTGCAAAGGCCAGTAAAAAAGAGATCGGGATTGTTCGGCCCAGCTTGGTGTACGGAGACCGCTCCGGTGTAGGGGCGATGGTTTTCTTTGTAAAATTAATGGGAGCCTTTAAGAAAGACTTAAGACCAATAAAGGTTGAACAGCTTGCAGATCAGATTATTCGGATATGCAGATAA